DNA sequence from the Sebaldella sp. S0638 genome:
ATTATTTATAAGGAAACCATTAACATTAAGCTAAAATTTTTTGGTCTTGTGGACGGTGGTTATGATGGTGGAAGTGGCGGGAATTGAACCCGCGTCCAAAGTAAAAGCCGACTACCGTCTTCTACAGGTTTAGTCTATTTATCATTTTTAACATTGTGATATTAAACAAACAAAAGTCACAAGGCGAGTCTATAAAATTTCCTCTCTCATTATAGACATCTAAGAGAGTAAGCCGTTAAGAATGACACCACTAATAAGAGCAACAGCACCTCTAGTTAGGGTGAGCCGCCTTATTAGGCAGCTAATGCGTAATTATCGTTTCCGATTAATTTTAAGTTGGATTTTAAAGCTCCCGCTTACCTGCTGACAGTAACCTTTTTACCCTGTCGAAACCTTGACACTCCCAAGTAACCCATATTATACTACATTTTCTTATTTTTTTCATTATTTTTTTTACTTTTTCCCTGAAAAACTTTATATTCCTGTTATAAATAGCCATTTCTCCGTTATAAACACTATAAAGAAACGATATTTTACAGTAACTCATATACAACGATAAAACACCCAGAATCATAAGAATTAATTTGACAAACATGAGTTTTTCTGTAATAATTTTATATTATATACCAGAAGGTGATTTTATGAAGACAGATTTAAGAGTTTTAGCATATAATTATATAAAAGATAAAATATTAAATAATGAATATACCTCGAATCAGATAATCAGCGAAAAAATGATATCTGATGAACTTTCCATCAGCAAAACGCCTGTTAAAGAAGCATTTTTGTATTTGGAAAGCGAGAATTTCGTAGTGATTAATCCCAGAAAATCTGTTTCTGTCCGGGAAGTAGATCTGAAATTAATAAAAGATATTTTTCAGGTTCGTGTCAGAATCGAGCCGTTAATTGTGGAACTTACCATAAATTCCATGAATAAAGAAAAGCTTACAAAATCTCTTTTGGATTTCAAAAAAAAATTCACGAAAATGTCTGGTATGAAAAATGTTGATAATAACGAATTTGATAAACTCTATGACAATTACAGATATTTTTTCGCAGATAACTGCGGCAATCTTTTCTTCTCTGAGCAGATGAACCTTGTTTATGATCATCTTCATCGTATAAGAAAAGTATTGTACGGAAATGCCGCAAGAAGGCTGGAAGCTCTGGAAGAACATATTTACATAATTAATTGTATCCTTGATAACAGCACTATTGAGTTCGTAAAAGAACTCTGCGAGAAGCATATAGAAGAGGCTCAGATGGATTTTTTCAAAAATCTTGATAATCTGAATATCTAAATTTATACAGATATTACAGTTTCAAAAATAATATCTGTTTTTTATTATTTTTTATTTTTGAAAGAAAAATATATTTATAGAAAAATTTTCACAAAATCATATGAATTACAGGCATTTACATACTGTCAGATTTTCCGTCCGAAAATTTTTCAATTTTTTTTCCAAAATGTAACATTTTTAATTGACAATTGCTGAAAATCAGATATAATTTATATATATGTTGAAAAATAATTCATCAAATAAAAAATAATTTATCAAATAAAATATATAAATATATAAAATTAATCATATTCGCATTAATGTTTAGTTTTATATATTTAAAATTTTTTCAATATAAATCAATAACGGGAGATGGTGTAAAGAGATATGTATAAAATAGTTGAAAAAAGAATATTGGCTCCTTCGATATTCCTTATGAATATTGAGGCTCCGAGAGTTGCCCAGTCAGCAGAACCTGGTGAGTTTATCATACTTATAGCAGATGAGAAAGGCGAGAGAATTCCGCTTACCATCTGTGACTACGACAGAGAAAAAGGGCTTGTTACTATCGTAATTCAGACTATCGGAAATTCTACAAAAGAATTATTCAATTATGAAGAGGGAGATTATTTCCATGATTTTGTAGGCCCTCTTGGTAATCCTTCTGACTTTATTCATGAAAATATAGATGAGCTGAAAAAGAAAAATATTCTTTTTGTTGCAGGAGGACTTGGTACTGCTCCTGTTTACCCGCAGGTAAAATGGCTTCATGAAAAAGGGGTAAATGTAGATGTAATAATTGGTGCCAAGAATAAAGAAGCAGTTATTATGGAAGAAGAGATGAAAAAAGTAGCAAGAGATGTTTATATTGCCACTGATGATGGTTCATACGGACATAAAGGGCTTGTTACAGATGTTTTGAGAGACCTTGTTCAGGTACAGGGAAAGAAATATGACGAAGTTGTAGCTATCGGACCTATGATTATGATGAAGTTCGTATCGCTCCTGACTAAAGAGCTTGATATACCTACTGTAGTAAGCTTAAACCCTATAATGGTAGATGGTACTGGTATGTGCGGTGCCTGCCGTGTTACTGTAGGCGGAGAAGTAAAATTCGCATGTGTTGACGGTCCTGAGTTTGATGCGCACAAAGTTAATTTTGATGAAGCATTAAGAAGACAAACTATGTATAAGACTGTAGAAGGAAGAATACAGCTGAAACAGGAAGAAAAAGGGACACACCACAGAGAAGGCTGCGGATGTGACTCTATGAAAATAGATGTACCATTTGATAAAAAGAAAAAAACAGAAGATATTATTCAGCCTGCTGAGCAGAGAGTAAAGAATTTTGACGAAGTAAGTCTGGGATATACAAAAGAACTGGCGATGCAGGAAGCTACAAGATGTCTGAACTGTAAAAATCCACGTTGTGTGGATAACTGTCCGGTAAACGTTCAGATTCCACAGTTTATTATGGAAGTAAAAGCCGGGAATTTTGAAAAAGCAGCGGAAATTATTCTTGAAACAAATGCACTTCCTGCTGTCTGCGGAAGAGTATGCCCACAGGAAGACCAGTGTGAAGGAAGCTGTGTCGTAGGAATTAAGAATGAGCCTGTCGGTATAGGAAGACTTGAAAGATTTGTTGCTGATTATGTAAGAGAAAATAATATTACTTTCCCTTCTAAAATAGTTAAAAACGGTAAGAAAGTTGCTATTATAGGAAGCGGACCTTCTGGTATAGCATGTGCAGGAGACCTTGCCAAAAGCGGTTATGATGTTACTGTTTTTGAAGCTCTTCATGAGCCTGGCGGAGTTCTTGTATATGGAATTCCTGAATTCAGACTTCCTAAAGAACAGGTAGTAAAACCTGAAATACAAGGTGTTATGGATCTTGGAGTTAAGATAGAAACTGACGTTGTTATAGGAAAAACACTTACTATAGATGATATGCTCGGGAAAGAAGGCTTTGAAGCTGT
Encoded proteins:
- a CDS encoding GntR family transcriptional regulator, whose translation is MKTDLRVLAYNYIKDKILNNEYTSNQIISEKMISDELSISKTPVKEAFLYLESENFVVINPRKSVSVREVDLKLIKDIFQVRVRIEPLIVELTINSMNKEKLTKSLLDFKKKFTKMSGMKNVDNNEFDKLYDNYRYFFADNCGNLFFSEQMNLVYDHLHRIRKVLYGNAARRLEALEEHIYIINCILDNSTIEFVKELCEKHIEEAQMDFFKNLDNLNI
- a CDS encoding bifunctional dihydroorotate dehydrogenase B NAD binding subunit/NADPH-dependent glutamate synthase; translation: MYKIVEKRILAPSIFLMNIEAPRVAQSAEPGEFIILIADEKGERIPLTICDYDREKGLVTIVIQTIGNSTKELFNYEEGDYFHDFVGPLGNPSDFIHENIDELKKKNILFVAGGLGTAPVYPQVKWLHEKGVNVDVIIGAKNKEAVIMEEEMKKVARDVYIATDDGSYGHKGLVTDVLRDLVQVQGKKYDEVVAIGPMIMMKFVSLLTKELDIPTVVSLNPIMVDGTGMCGACRVTVGGEVKFACVDGPEFDAHKVNFDEALRRQTMYKTVEGRIQLKQEEKGTHHREGCGCDSMKIDVPFDKKKKTEDIIQPAEQRVKNFDEVSLGYTKELAMQEATRCLNCKNPRCVDNCPVNVQIPQFIMEVKAGNFEKAAEIILETNALPAVCGRVCPQEDQCEGSCVVGIKNEPVGIGRLERFVADYVRENNITFPSKIVKNGKKVAIIGSGPSGIACAGDLAKSGYDVTVFEALHEPGGVLVYGIPEFRLPKEQVVKPEIQGVMDLGVKIETDVVIGKTLTIDDMLGKEGFEAVYIASGAGLPNFMHIKGENSNGVLSANELLTRSNLMKAFDESYKTPIKIGKKVAVVGAGNVAMDAARTALRLGSEVYIVYRRSEEECPARAEELEHAKEEGIKFLFLNNPVEILADESGWVNGMKCIKMELGEPDDSGRRRPVEVPGSEFILDVDTVIMSIGTSPNPLISRTTPGLELNRWKCIVADEETGKTTKERVYAGGDAVTGAATVILAMGAGKKAAKAIDEFLQQN